One genomic window of Methanosalsum zhilinae DSM 4017 includes the following:
- a CDS encoding glutaredoxin family protein: MEQITIYTTQICPKCDKLKTVMKKNDIPFKEADMSSPESLTELRINGVFTVTAPVLQVGDTFLTYEELFKGETLNMDAISSILDL; encoded by the coding sequence ATGGAGCAAATAACCATATACACTACTCAGATCTGTCCAAAATGTGACAAATTAAAGACGGTCATGAAAAAGAACGATATACCTTTTAAGGAGGCAGACATGTCTTCACCGGAATCTCTTACAGAACTTCGTATAAACGGTGTTTTCACCGTGACTGCTCCGGTTCTGCAGGTTGGTGATACATTCCTTACTTATGAGGAACTGTTTAAAGGTGAGACTTTAAATATGGATGCTATCAGCAGCATACTTGATCTATAA
- a CDS encoding S-methyl-5-thioribose-1-phosphate isomerase, with protein sequence MRTIDWDTNTGTIKLIDQTLLPGEYRVIECATLSSLCKAIKSLKVRGAPALGAAGGFGMALAARLSGAKTMDSLIQDLEKAAEIIKSTRPTAINLAWGVDRVLHAVSDAYNTSSVRDIAVEEAIRIADEDVKINKQLGKYGSELLDDGDVVMTHCNAGRLACVDWGTALGVVRSAVEEGKSIKVVACETRPLNQGSRLTTWELMQDDIPVTLIADSMAGHIMRRGMIDKIVVGADRITEDVVFNKIGTYTHSVLAIEHEIPFYVAAPTSTFDFKEWEGSVKIEMRDPDELKFISGVQTAPENVEVYNPAFDATPMENISAIITEKGVFHPPFLLDEIRV encoded by the coding sequence ATGAGAACAATTGACTGGGACACAAATACAGGCACAATAAAACTGATCGATCAAACATTACTGCCAGGAGAATATAGGGTAATCGAGTGTGCAACACTCAGTTCACTATGTAAGGCAATCAAATCTTTAAAGGTACGGGGTGCTCCTGCACTTGGTGCAGCCGGGGGATTTGGCATGGCTCTTGCAGCCAGACTCAGTGGTGCAAAGACAATGGATTCACTTATTCAGGATCTGGAAAAGGCTGCAGAAATTATAAAATCCACAAGACCTACCGCAATAAATCTTGCATGGGGGGTTGACCGGGTACTTCATGCAGTCTCAGATGCCTATAATACATCAAGTGTAAGGGACATTGCAGTAGAAGAAGCAATAAGGATAGCAGACGAAGATGTAAAAATCAATAAACAGCTTGGAAAATACGGATCAGAATTGCTGGATGACGGAGATGTGGTAATGACTCATTGCAATGCAGGACGGCTTGCCTGTGTTGACTGGGGAACTGCACTGGGTGTTGTTCGTTCTGCTGTTGAAGAGGGTAAATCCATTAAAGTAGTTGCCTGTGAGACAAGGCCACTCAACCAGGGAAGCCGGCTCACCACATGGGAACTGATGCAGGATGACATTCCAGTGACATTGATTGCTGATTCAATGGCAGGACATATAATGCGCAGAGGAATGATTGATAAGATCGTTGTTGGTGCTGACAGGATCACTGAAGATGTTGTTTTTAACAAAATCGGAACATACACCCATTCGGTGCTGGCCATTGAGCACGAAATACCATTCTATGTTGCAGCACCCACTTCCACCTTTGATTTCAAGGAATGGGAAGGAAGTGTCAAAATTGAGATGCGAGATCCCGATGAGTTGAAATTTATTTCTGGGGTTCAGACTGCTCCTGAAAATGTGGAAGTATATAACCCTGCATTTGATGCAACTCCAATGGAGAACATATCTGCGATCATAACTGAAAAAGGCGTATTTCATCCTCCTTTCCTGCTAGACGAGATCAGAGTATAG
- a CDS encoding glycine betaine ABC transporter substrate-binding protein, translated as MNGKMKILMVSAVLILSIVGLGCLDAIDDEMSATIGYVTWDGEVASTNVMKQVLEQAGYDVEIIAVDAGPLYQGLAQGQFDFTTSAWLPHTHGHYMDQYGDNFVEVSTNLEGCKIGLVVPEYVTIDSIEEMNDVVDEFDGRIVGIEPGAGIMTATENAIDVYDLEYELVASSSAGMAAELRTAVANDEWVVVTGWSPHWKFDRWELKYLEDPELVYGEEEYVATLARAGLQEDKPELYDIISRFYWTQDDIQSVMMDIEEGMAPEDAAAKWVEENPEKVNEWIGA; from the coding sequence ATGAATGGAAAGATGAAGATATTAATGGTAAGTGCTGTTTTGATTCTCAGCATTGTGGGCCTTGGATGCCTTGATGCTATAGATGATGAAATGTCAGCTACAATTGGATATGTTACATGGGATGGAGAAGTTGCAAGTACAAATGTAATGAAGCAGGTACTTGAACAGGCAGGATATGATGTAGAGATCATAGCTGTGGATGCAGGACCTCTTTATCAGGGACTTGCACAGGGCCAGTTTGACTTTACCACCTCAGCATGGCTTCCACATACCCACGGTCACTACATGGACCAGTATGGTGACAACTTTGTAGAAGTATCCACAAATCTTGAAGGCTGTAAGATCGGTCTTGTGGTACCTGAATATGTAACTATTGATTCAATCGAAGAGATGAACGATGTAGTAGATGAGTTTGATGGAAGGATTGTGGGTATTGAACCGGGTGCCGGTATTATGACCGCAACAGAGAATGCAATTGATGTATATGATCTTGAATATGAACTTGTGGCAAGCAGCAGTGCAGGCATGGCTGCAGAACTCAGGACCGCAGTAGCCAATGATGAATGGGTTGTTGTTACCGGCTGGAGCCCTCACTGGAAATTTGACCGCTGGGAACTGAAATACCTTGAGGACCCAGAACTGGTCTATGGTGAGGAAGAATATGTTGCAACCCTTGCACGTGCAGGACTCCAGGAAGATAAACCAGAACTCTATGACATAATATCAAGGTTCTACTGGACCCAGGATGATATCCAGTCTGTTATGATGGATATTGAAGAGGGAATGGCTCCTGAAGACGCTGCTGCAAAGTGGGTTGAAGAGAATCCAGAAAAAGTAAATGAATGGATAGGTGCATAA
- a CDS encoding tRNA (adenine-N1)-methyltransferase, which translates to MKKGDMILLRTSHGKRIREFITVVSDEDYHTDLGIIYMNDILQSSIGDTVQSHKGHTFLIHRPRTPDFFRHAKRTGAPMMPKDIGMIIAYTGLNKNDVVLDSGTGSGILAMYLGSIAKKVISYEIKEDFAEVARQNIINAGLDNVEVRCGDIVEEVKNLDQAFDVITLDTMHSMKVIPHVINILQTGGYVATYSPFIEQTKEIRQSFGEAGFSDVVTLECIEREISFSDRGTRPSTARVGHTGFITIARK; encoded by the coding sequence TTGAAAAAAGGTGATATGATACTTCTAAGGACTTCCCATGGAAAAAGGATACGTGAGTTTATCACGGTGGTATCTGATGAAGATTACCACACTGACCTGGGAATCATATATATGAACGATATTCTTCAAAGTAGTATAGGAGATACTGTACAGTCTCATAAAGGGCATACATTTTTGATCCACAGACCCCGGACCCCTGACTTTTTCAGGCATGCAAAGAGAACCGGAGCACCCATGATGCCAAAGGATATTGGTATGATAATAGCATATACCGGTCTTAATAAAAATGATGTTGTCCTGGATTCTGGAACCGGTTCAGGTATTCTTGCCATGTATCTTGGATCCATTGCAAAAAAAGTTATCAGCTATGAAATAAAAGAAGATTTTGCAGAGGTTGCACGCCAGAATATCATCAATGCAGGACTCGATAATGTGGAGGTCAGGTGTGGAGATATAGTTGAGGAGGTCAAAAATCTTGATCAGGCATTTGATGTGATCACACTGGATACCATGCATTCAATGAAAGTGATACCCCATGTTATAAATATTCTTCAGACCGGAGGATATGTTGCTACCTATTCCCCATTCATTGAGCAGACAAAAGAAATACGGCAATCATTTGGAGAGGCAGGTTTTTCAGATGTTGTGACACTGGAATGTATCGAAAGGGAGATATCTTTTTCAGACAGAGGTACAAGACCTTCCACCGCAAGGGTCGGGCATACAGGTTTTATAACAATTGCAAGAAAATGA
- a CDS encoding glycine betaine ABC transporter substrate-binding protein — translation MNRVKVALLMIIAITGIVIGAGCLEALDDDPYQTTIGYLPWAGEIASTNVMKQVLEEAGYEVEIISIEPGALYRGLADGQFDFTTSAWLPHTHGHYMDRFGDDFEEVAVNLEGARIGLVVPQYVTIDSIEEMNDVVDEFDGRIVGIEPGAGIMTATENAIEVYDLEYELVASSGAAMTAEIRSAITNDEWVVVTGWSPHWKFERWELKYLEDPEMVYGGEEYVATLAREGLQEDKPELYEIISRFYWTLDDVESVMLDMEEGYSPEEAAARWIENNPEKVSEWLGE, via the coding sequence TTGAATAGAGTAAAAGTAGCATTGTTAATGATCATAGCCATAACAGGTATTGTTATAGGGGCAGGTTGTCTTGAGGCTCTGGATGATGATCCTTATCAGACAACCATTGGCTATCTTCCATGGGCCGGAGAGATTGCAAGTACCAATGTGATGAAGCAGGTACTGGAGGAAGCCGGGTATGAAGTTGAAATAATCTCTATAGAACCAGGTGCACTATACCGTGGTCTTGCTGATGGACAGTTTGACTTTACCACTTCAGCATGGCTTCCACATACCCATGGTCATTACATGGATAGATTTGGTGATGACTTTGAAGAGGTAGCAGTAAATCTTGAAGGTGCCAGGATTGGGCTTGTGGTACCTCAATATGTGACCATTGATTCAATCGAAGAGATGAACGATGTAGTCGATGAGTTTGATGGAAGGATTGTGGGTATTGAACCAGGTGCCGGTATTATGACTGCAACAGAGAATGCAATTGAGGTCTATGATCTTGAATATGAACTTGTGGCAAGCAGTGGAGCAGCTATGACTGCAGAAATAAGATCTGCAATAACCAATGATGAATGGGTTGTTGTTACCGGCTGGAGTCCTCACTGGAAATTTGAACGCTGGGAACTGAAATACCTTGAGGATCCAGAGATGGTGTATGGTGGAGAGGAATATGTTGCAACCCTTGCCCGCGAGGGACTTCAGGAAGATAAACCAGAACTTTATGAAATTATCTCAAGGTTCTACTGGACACTGGATGATGTAGAATCAGTAATGCTGGATATGGAGGAAGGATATTCTCCTGAAGAAGCAGCTGCAAGGTGGATTGAAAACAATCCAGAAAAAGTAAGCGAATGGCTCGGAGAATAA
- a CDS encoding preprotein translocase subunit Sec61beta, which translates to MAKKKSEGSGLMSSAGLMRYYEADKKAPHINPKTVIVVGLLCGVAILFLNASYGMWP; encoded by the coding sequence ATGGCTAAGAAAAAATCAGAAGGCAGTGGATTGATGTCATCAGCCGGTCTTATGCGGTACTATGAGGCCGATAAAAAAGCTCCACATATTAATCCAAAGACTGTAATCGTGGTGGGATTGCTGTGCGGAGTTGCAATACTGTTCCTTAATGCAAGTTATGGCATGTGGCCGTAA
- the radB gene encoding DNA repair and recombination protein RadB, whose translation MYQIKTYLQSGCEPLDRLLGGGFESGIVTQIFGEAGSGKTNICLQTAVECVKNGRKVIYIDTEAISADRFEQIAGERAKEIARDIIIYEPTSFEEQYSAILDLSKIAGENIGLIILDSATSFYRYELDDEDSGIRTRRELSNQLGILHSFARKHDIAVIITNQIYTDIVSGAYKPIGGSGIEHISKTIIQLERTGTGTRLAKLWKHRSRPEGETCRFTITSDGVR comes from the coding sequence GTGTATCAAATAAAAACATATTTACAATCAGGATGCGAACCTCTTGACCGGCTTCTGGGAGGAGGATTTGAATCCGGTATTGTCACCCAGATATTTGGAGAAGCAGGCAGTGGAAAAACCAATATATGCCTCCAGACTGCGGTCGAATGTGTAAAAAACGGAAGAAAGGTAATATATATAGATACTGAAGCCATTTCAGCCGATCGATTCGAACAGATTGCAGGTGAGAGGGCAAAGGAAATTGCAAGAGACATTATAATCTATGAACCCACCAGCTTTGAGGAACAGTATTCAGCCATTCTGGACCTGAGTAAGATTGCAGGTGAGAATATTGGACTCATAATTCTGGATTCTGCAACTTCCTTCTACCGTTATGAACTGGATGATGAAGATTCAGGAATACGAACCAGGCGAGAACTGTCCAACCAGCTTGGGATTCTTCACAGCTTTGCAAGAAAACATGACATAGCGGTGATCATTACAAATCAGATCTACACAGATATTGTTTCCGGTGCCTACAAGCCAATCGGAGGCAGCGGTATCGAGCATATATCAAAGACAATTATACAGCTTGAACGTACCGGCACCGGAACACGCCTTGCAAAACTATGGAAACACAGGTCAAGACCTGAAGGTGAGACCTGCAGGTTTACGATAACATCAGATGGTGTAAGGTAG
- the nrdD gene encoding anaerobic ribonucleoside-triphosphate reductase has product MTESSKIKEINKDLNNEDSIVKDDMQIAENRKHQVHVPMQQTLEGEFVPAMPRVRTTDGHIVDWDRSVVVNQLLKETQLCEQFYGKSAITPEQARDIAKETEKRIRAMNLQFLSSPLVRELVNIVLIENGHVEWRNISTRVGTPVYDAYKIDIGTGFEAKDNANLQENAETSHKKKADKISKEQYLLLLPPKVADLHLNGDIHIHDLEYLGTRAFCQDWDLRYFFYYGLMPDGSGTKASVAGPAKNAEVAILHAVKALGSAQTNFAGGQGFYNFLTFMAPYFEGMDYPEIEQLMQMFVYEMTQMMVARGGQLVFSSVQLSPGIPKLWRDKPVVYKGRVWDGKDTPLRTYGEFEREVRLGFRALMNVMLQGDYWGKPFNFPKPEISIEPDFMQEDEEFNKANPQLPTYDELYTMSFELATRFGTPYFDNQLPAYRGAGEGISCYQCCAYQFSATADADSHFEDKLYFRDGMHFSMGAWQVVSLNCPRAAYRAEADDEALFRELRRLMDQAVEVFKVKRRWMDNIIRNGRMPFATQQPKDPATGKRGAIAVDIDSLVYTIGIIGLNEMVQHHTGMQMHESKDAFKLAVRCMTEMELYARQLSETHSMEIALARTPAETTCQRFAVSDLLHMEFSKHAEKVIKGDLESTRKQLKDTRDLPIYYTNGTHVPPGADISITDRINIEHVFFPIVDGGNILHIWMGEGHPDPSGLKDFAMKIARNTQVGYFAFTKDMTVCMNDFHVASGLLDSCSNCSSDNVEHLSRVTGYVQAVGGWNAAKKQELKDRMRYNSADML; this is encoded by the coding sequence ATGACAGAAAGTTCGAAAATAAAAGAAATAAATAAAGATCTTAATAATGAGGATAGCATTGTGAAAGATGATATGCAAATCGCTGAAAACAGAAAACATCAGGTCCATGTACCAATGCAGCAGACCCTGGAAGGTGAATTTGTTCCGGCAATGCCCAGGGTACGTACAACTGACGGACATATAGTTGACTGGGATCGCAGTGTTGTTGTTAATCAGCTACTTAAGGAAACTCAACTCTGTGAACAGTTCTATGGCAAGTCTGCAATAACTCCTGAACAAGCCAGGGATATTGCAAAGGAGACCGAAAAACGTATTCGTGCAATGAACCTCCAATTTCTTTCAAGTCCTCTTGTAAGGGAACTGGTCAATATAGTTCTCATTGAAAATGGTCATGTTGAATGGCGTAACATCTCAACCAGGGTAGGTACTCCTGTATACGATGCCTATAAGATAGATATTGGTACAGGATTTGAGGCAAAGGACAATGCCAACCTGCAGGAAAATGCTGAAACATCCCACAAGAAAAAAGCAGATAAGATATCCAAGGAACAGTATCTTCTACTCCTGCCTCCAAAGGTGGCAGATCTGCACCTTAATGGTGATATTCATATACATGACCTGGAGTACCTGGGCACCCGTGCATTCTGCCAGGACTGGGACCTGAGGTACTTTTTCTATTATGGCCTGATGCCAGATGGTTCAGGTACCAAGGCAAGTGTGGCAGGGCCTGCAAAAAACGCTGAGGTTGCTATACTTCATGCAGTTAAGGCACTTGGCAGTGCGCAGACCAATTTTGCAGGCGGCCAGGGTTTTTACAATTTCCTGACATTCATGGCACCATACTTTGAGGGCATGGATTATCCTGAAATCGAACAGCTCATGCAGATGTTTGTGTATGAGATGACCCAGATGATGGTTGCCAGAGGCGGACAGCTTGTATTCTCATCGGTTCAGCTATCACCAGGTATCCCTAAACTGTGGAGGGATAAACCTGTTGTGTACAAAGGTCGTGTATGGGATGGAAAAGATACTCCTCTTAGGACATACGGAGAATTTGAACGCGAGGTCAGGCTCGGGTTCAGAGCTTTGATGAATGTGATGCTTCAGGGAGATTACTGGGGCAAGCCTTTCAACTTCCCAAAACCCGAAATATCCATTGAACCTGACTTTATGCAGGAGGACGAGGAGTTCAATAAGGCCAACCCGCAGCTTCCTACATATGATGAACTCTATACCATGTCCTTTGAACTAGCAACACGGTTTGGTACTCCCTACTTTGACAACCAGCTTCCTGCATACAGGGGAGCAGGCGAGGGTATTTCATGCTATCAGTGCTGTGCATATCAGTTTTCAGCAACAGCAGATGCAGATTCCCACTTCGAGGATAAACTTTATTTCAGGGATGGAATGCACTTTTCAATGGGTGCCTGGCAGGTTGTGTCTCTTAACTGTCCAAGGGCCGCCTATCGTGCAGAAGCTGATGATGAAGCTCTTTTCAGAGAATTGAGACGGCTTATGGATCAGGCAGTTGAGGTATTCAAGGTCAAAAGACGCTGGATGGACAATATTATCAGGAATGGCCGCATGCCTTTTGCAACCCAGCAGCCCAAGGATCCTGCCACCGGAAAACGTGGTGCTATAGCTGTGGATATTGATTCACTTGTATATACCATTGGTATTATAGGACTTAATGAAATGGTCCAGCATCATACCGGTATGCAGATGCATGAGTCAAAGGATGCGTTCAAACTTGCTGTAAGGTGCATGACAGAAATGGAACTATATGCAAGACAGCTCAGTGAAACTCATTCAATGGAAATTGCCCTTGCAAGAACTCCTGCTGAAACTACATGTCAGAGATTTGCTGTATCTGATCTTCTCCACATGGAATTCTCAAAGCATGCTGAGAAGGTTATAAAGGGAGATCTTGAATCTACAAGAAAACAGCTAAAGGATACAAGAGATTTGCCAATTTACTATACCAATGGTACGCATGTACCTCCTGGAGCTGACATTTCAATTACTGACAGGATCAATATCGAACATGTCTTCTTCCCTATAGTGGATGGTGGAAATATTCTGCATATCTGGATGGGAGAAGGTCATCCGGATCCTTCAGGTCTCAAGGATTTTGCAATGAAAATTGCCAGAAATACCCAGGTAGGATACTTTGCATTTACCAAGGATATGACCGTCTGCATGAATGATTTCCATGTAGCTTCAGGGCTTCTTGATAGCTGCTCCAACTGCAGTTCAGATAATGTGGAACATCTCTCAAGGGTAACGGGATATGTTCAGGCAGTTGGTGGCTGGAATGCGGCAAAGAAGCAGGAACTTAAGGACCGTATGAGATACAATTCAGCTGACATGCTATGA
- a CDS encoding ABC transporter permease — MVFEIPHIPLGDGVEALVEWIEQNLGFLLDLFTAIMNILISGIRDILFLFPPVIFILIVAAIAYFVGRRDTKLAIGVAVALVLLERMRLWTQSMQTLSLVLAAALVALVIAIPIGIITAKNETLLYIIRPVLDFMQTMPSFVYLIPAVIFFGLGNVPGLVATIVFAMPPPIRLTILGIQHVPKELKEVGDAFGSTPMQKLMKIEIPSAMPSIMAGVNQCIMLSLSMVVIAAMIGAPGLGYQVLAAIQRIDIGSGFEAGLGIVIIAIILDRLTQSLTPKR, encoded by the coding sequence ATGGTATTTGAAATTCCACATATTCCTTTAGGAGACGGGGTTGAAGCTTTAGTTGAATGGATTGAGCAGAACCTTGGTTTTCTCCTTGATCTATTCACTGCAATCATGAACATACTGATCAGCGGGATAAGGGATATTCTTTTTCTGTTCCCTCCTGTTATTTTCATACTCATCGTTGCAGCCATTGCATACTTTGTTGGCAGGCGTGATACAAAACTGGCAATAGGTGTTGCAGTTGCACTTGTTCTGCTTGAGAGAATGAGACTGTGGACCCAATCAATGCAGACACTTTCACTTGTACTTGCAGCTGCACTGGTAGCACTGGTAATAGCTATCCCGATAGGTATTATTACTGCAAAGAATGAGACACTGCTGTATATCATAAGGCCGGTACTTGACTTTATGCAGACAATGCCTTCATTTGTATATCTGATACCAGCAGTGATTTTCTTTGGATTGGGTAACGTTCCAGGTCTTGTGGCAACCATTGTGTTTGCAATGCCTCCACCTATCAGGCTTACAATACTCGGGATACAGCATGTTCCCAAAGAGCTAAAAGAAGTAGGGGATGCATTTGGTTCCACTCCAATGCAGAAACTGATGAAGATTGAAATTCCTTCAGCAATGCCATCCATAATGGCCGGGGTCAACCAGTGTATCATGCTTTCACTCTCGATGGTAGTCATCGCTGCTATGATCGGAGCTCCAGGTCTTGGTTATCAGGTTCTGGCAGCCATCCAGAGGATTGATATAGGTTCCGGCTTTGAAGCTGGTCTTGGTATTGTGATAATTGCCATAATACTTGACAGATTAACGCAGAGTCTCACCCCAAAAAGGTGA
- a CDS encoding HD domain-containing protein, whose protein sequence is MSKPMIIHDPVHRTVILNDLETALINTPQIQRLRKIQQLGLADLVYPGANHTRFEHSIGTMQTASIIGSSLGLDSVEIEKLRIAGLLHDIGHAAFSHAVEDVLKRNPELQPEMGKEKCMNHEAFTRYIIRNELCHHRTISAMVEDRFDRDAVIFFDEISKIATGETDGVERPYLSQIISGDIDADRIDFLLRDSYHTGVSLGLIDVDQIVQSLTIKNDRLMLGDISETSYAEDMVMTAAESMLIARAHHYTAIIHHPRTQAARVMLLHALEDAISNYRHKHSNPHVTDKIIEFFTVHNDDNLLNFIRTYASAKGCDLVSRIESGNIDGPAVRFNQKTLSSVTRMALSTIARHGVACKMFETEFSKELDTGNMLIDLSVATGVPKTMRFVSGNAESFLYDESALANGLVRAISRQMSLTAFIPDYNNNDSNGVDTDLLEAEMVKVVRNLSPRLLRFIRKEQYLSIEGLILLFYGVHSIFEEINGDYISIPRLRNITWIYRTVREFGKDEILKYLFDYRFHDKFGFPYSEKLFEDIQILVAMGMVDEDLRYYEKHGRIRQRYEYVLTSEGVEYSRSLVDSYRREFDSILDYIRVNQHRVPRDMLTLPEARYNG, encoded by the coding sequence ATGTCTAAACCCATGATTATACATGATCCGGTACACAGAACAGTTATCTTAAATGATCTGGAAACAGCTCTTATAAACACTCCTCAGATCCAGCGCCTTCGAAAGATACAGCAGCTTGGACTTGCAGATCTTGTATATCCTGGTGCAAACCATACCCGCTTTGAACACAGTATAGGGACAATGCAGACAGCTTCGATTATTGGTAGTTCACTGGGTCTGGATAGTGTGGAGATCGAGAAATTGAGGATAGCAGGTCTTCTGCATGATATCGGACATGCAGCCTTTTCTCATGCTGTGGAAGATGTTCTGAAAAGAAATCCTGAACTTCAACCTGAGATGGGAAAAGAGAAATGTATGAACCATGAAGCATTTACAAGGTATATCATAAGAAATGAATTATGTCACCATAGAACAATTTCCGCAATGGTCGAGGATAGGTTTGACAGGGATGCTGTCATATTTTTTGATGAGATTTCAAAAATTGCAACAGGAGAAACTGATGGAGTTGAGAGACCATATCTGTCACAGATAATATCAGGAGACATTGATGCAGACAGAATAGATTTTCTGTTGCGTGATTCCTATCATACTGGAGTTTCCCTGGGTTTGATCGATGTGGATCAGATCGTACAGAGTCTTACTATCAAAAACGATCGTCTGATGCTGGGGGACATTTCAGAAACAAGCTATGCTGAGGATATGGTCATGACTGCTGCAGAATCAATGCTTATTGCAAGAGCACATCATTATACTGCTATAATACATCATCCAAGGACCCAGGCTGCCAGAGTAATGCTTTTGCATGCCCTTGAAGATGCAATATCAAATTACCGCCACAAACACAGTAATCCTCATGTAACAGATAAGATAATTGAGTTTTTTACGGTACATAATGATGATAATCTGTTAAATTTTATCCGGACGTATGCCTCTGCAAAGGGCTGTGATCTGGTATCCAGAATAGAAAGTGGTAATATTGATGGCCCTGCAGTTCGCTTTAATCAAAAGACCCTTTCTTCTGTAACCAGAATGGCTCTTTCAACAATTGCAAGACACGGTGTTGCCTGCAAGATGTTTGAAACTGAGTTTTCAAAGGAACTGGATACTGGAAATATGCTGATAGATCTAAGTGTTGCGACTGGAGTTCCAAAAACGATGAGGTTTGTATCAGGGAATGCCGAAAGTTTTCTCTATGACGAGTCTGCACTTGCAAATGGACTTGTGAGGGCCATATCCAGACAGATGTCACTGACTGCATTTATTCCAGATTATAATAATAATGATTCTAATGGAGTTGATACGGATTTACTGGAGGCTGAAATGGTTAAAGTGGTCCGAAATCTCTCTCCCAGACTTCTCAGGTTTATACGCAAAGAACAGTATCTTTCAATTGAAGGACTGATCCTTCTTTTTTATGGTGTTCACAGTATTTTTGAGGAGATAAATGGTGATTACATCTCAATTCCACGCCTGAGGAACATAACCTGGATATATCGCACGGTTAGGGAATTTGGAAAGGATGAAATACTCAAATATCTTTTTGACTACAGGTTCCATGATAAGTTTGGATTCCCATATAGTGAAAAACTGTTTGAGGACATTCAGATACTTGTTGCAATGGGCATGGTGGACGAAGACTTGAGATATTATGAAAAACATGGACGTATCAGGCAGAGATATGAATACGTTCTCACATCAGAAGGAGTTGAATATTCCAGATCGCTGGTGGATTCATACAGGAGAGAGTTTGATTCGATCCTGGATTATATCAGAGTAAATCAGCACCGTGTTCCAAGGGATATGCTAACCCTGCCTGAAGCTCGATACAATGGATAA